In a single window of the Terriglobales bacterium genome:
- a CDS encoding sigma-70 family RNA polymerase sigma factor — translation MSAGTKPGRPSIGPAGQWLERLFGELWAASRAADYGLEQAEFLRILAEVGAKYLPAGAGPGDATELYRSLRVEELALARGCAQGNERAWEVFLARYRAKLFDAGRALARDEATGRELADSLYADLYGTELRDGERRSKLLFYMGRGSLEGWLRTVLAQEYVNRYRTRKKLVSLDEENEEGVQFAAPVVEDAVPVDPRLEAAVDSVFAALPAEDRYILASYFLDQRTLAEVAKTLGVHESTISRKLDKLTGQLRKHILDALVKRGMSRRQAEEALAADVRDLQVNIRGRLAQDAAAAPFSGKEGS, via the coding sequence ATGTCCGCGGGCACAAAACCCGGGCGTCCGAGCATCGGCCCAGCCGGCCAGTGGCTGGAGCGGCTGTTCGGCGAGCTGTGGGCCGCGAGCCGCGCCGCCGACTACGGCCTCGAGCAGGCCGAGTTCCTGCGCATCCTGGCGGAGGTCGGGGCGAAGTACCTGCCGGCCGGCGCCGGGCCGGGCGATGCGACCGAGCTTTACCGGTCGCTGCGCGTCGAGGAGCTGGCGCTGGCGCGCGGCTGCGCGCAGGGCAACGAGCGCGCTTGGGAGGTCTTCCTCGCGCGCTACCGCGCGAAGCTGTTCGACGCCGGGCGGGCCCTCGCGCGCGACGAGGCCACCGGCCGCGAGCTCGCCGACTCGCTCTACGCCGACCTCTACGGCACCGAGCTGCGCGACGGCGAGCGCCGCTCCAAGCTGCTCTTCTACATGGGCCGCGGCTCGCTCGAGGGCTGGCTGCGCACCGTGCTGGCGCAGGAGTACGTCAACCGCTATCGCACCCGCAAGAAGCTGGTGAGCCTGGACGAGGAGAACGAAGAGGGCGTGCAGTTCGCCGCGCCGGTCGTGGAAGACGCGGTCCCCGTCGACCCGCGCCTCGAGGCCGCGGTCGATTCGGTATTCGCCGCGCTGCCGGCGGAAGACCGCTACATCCTGGCCTCGTATTTCCTGGACCAGCGCACGCTGGCCGAGGTCGCGAAGACGCTGGGCGTGCACGAGTCCACCATCAGCCGCAAGCTCGACAAGCTGACGGGGCAGTTGCGCAAGCACATCCTGGACGCGCTGGTGAAGCGCGGCATGAGCCGGCGGCAGGCGGAAGAGGCGCTGGCCGCCGACGTGCGCGACCTGCAGGTCAATATTCGCGGCCGCCTGGCGCAAGATGCGGCCGCGGCGCCGTTCTCCGGTAAGGAAGGAAGTTGA
- a CDS encoding zf-HC2 domain-containing protein produces MAELSKLARRALAKQAVAGAHPDAGLLTAFAERALIAREREQVLAHLATCAECREVVALAAPEQPPAEEATVAPRQAGWLTVPLMRWGAVAAAVAVVAVAVVMQAPKVGKYSAEGPRPASGEFAAKAKQEQPAAQLKPPASTPVAAAAEKDQPARDGEAAEVSRKNAQAATPARAREDQDQKRAQGAQLAEARPAAPTAAPAQAADEVAYGRAVSAPSPAASSTGAPAGGKAEANAYKIATKKDDAANQEAKLADAQKPAAEASTETASVVSQTAAGSGTMARAKGAYGPGFAGGLEKEQAANVAVSGTRAANPRFELDSGNARWIVTSDGRVQRSTDGRTWVYVPIASDVQFRALAANGNDVWAGGTKTALFHSIDGGKSWKKMALTALTGDIVRLLADRRSLIITTSSGQRMEVSYDSFGEGDTRAPIQH; encoded by the coding sequence ATGGCGGAGCTGTCCAAACTCGCGCGCAGGGCGCTGGCGAAGCAGGCGGTGGCGGGCGCGCATCCCGATGCCGGCCTGCTGACGGCGTTCGCGGAGCGCGCGCTGATCGCGCGCGAGCGCGAGCAGGTGCTGGCGCACCTGGCGACGTGCGCGGAGTGTCGCGAGGTGGTGGCGCTGGCCGCGCCGGAGCAGCCGCCGGCGGAGGAGGCCACGGTCGCGCCGCGCCAGGCGGGCTGGCTGACGGTGCCGCTGATGCGCTGGGGCGCGGTCGCGGCGGCGGTCGCGGTGGTGGCGGTCGCGGTGGTGATGCAGGCGCCGAAGGTCGGGAAATATTCCGCGGAAGGGCCGCGTCCCGCAAGCGGCGAATTCGCCGCGAAGGCCAAGCAGGAGCAGCCGGCCGCGCAACTGAAGCCGCCGGCCTCGACGCCGGTGGCGGCGGCGGCCGAGAAGGATCAGCCGGCGCGCGACGGCGAAGCCGCCGAAGTCTCGCGCAAGAACGCGCAAGCGGCAACGCCGGCGCGGGCGCGCGAAGACCAGGACCAGAAACGCGCGCAGGGAGCGCAGCTTGCCGAGGCTCGTCCCGCGGCGCCGACCGCCGCGCCTGCCCAGGCGGCGGACGAAGTGGCCTATGGGCGTGCGGTGTCCGCGCCCTCGCCGGCCGCGTCCTCCACCGGCGCGCCTGCCGGCGGCAAGGCGGAAGCCAACGCGTACAAGATCGCCACCAAGAAAGACGATGCGGCGAACCAAGAGGCCAAGCTGGCGGACGCGCAGAAGCCGGCCGCGGAGGCTTCCACGGAAACAGCCAGCGTCGTCTCACAAACTGCCGCGGGCAGCGGCACGATGGCGCGCGCCAAGGGCGCGTACGGCCCGGGATTCGCCGGCGGGCTGGAGAAGGAACAGGCGGCGAACGTCGCGGTCAGCGGCACGCGGGCGGCGAACCCGCGCTTCGAACTCGACTCCGGCAACGCGCGCTGGATCGTGACCTCCGACGGCCGCGTGCAGCGCTCCACCGATGGACGCACCTGGGTCTACGTCCCCATCGCGAGCGACGTGCAGTTCCGCGCGCTCGCGGCCAACGGCAACGACGTCTGGGCGGGCGGCACCAAGACGGCGCTCTTCCACTCCATCGACGGCGGCAAGAGCTGGAAGAAGATGGCGCTGACCGCGCTCACCGGCGACATCGTGCGGCTGCTGGCCGACCGGCGCTCGCTGATCATCACGACCTCCTCCGGTCAGCGGATGGAGGTGTCGTACGATTCGTTCGGCGAAGGCGACACGCGCGCGCCCATCCAGCACTGA
- a CDS encoding Trm112 family protein, whose amino-acid sequence MFSEQLLERLRCPACRAPLAFRQDKQDFRCDACRRVYPIRDGVPVLLAEEGTLEG is encoded by the coding sequence ATGTTCTCCGAGCAGCTTCTTGAGCGCCTGCGCTGCCCCGCCTGCCGCGCCCCGCTCGCCTTCCGCCAGGACAAGCAGGACTTCCGCTGCGACGCCTGCCGGCGCGTCTATCCCATCCGCGACGGCGTTCCCGTGCTGCTGGCGGAGGAAGGGACGCTGGAGGGTTAG